One genomic segment of Aquipluma nitroreducens includes these proteins:
- a CDS encoding C40 family peptidase codes for MMKNIFRKIGFVVLLVISIGLEVDAQTTSFKSLNAEIQLIQKQLVPDKRVAILNVLLKDTLKRPITVKGETNLPEGKKQVAQLLAAKGIQFVDSIRVFPEASLGDKVWGLVTLSVVNMRFEPREAAEMATQVLMGMPVKILEEKNGWYRIQSPDQYIGWADDAGITLKTEAEMKEWKQSKRFVFNETVGYALSAPKKNASHVSDLVLDDLFESISETKGFLQVRFPDGRTAFVKKNDCLSFQEWTSRTIDVQSIISVAKQLNGVPYLWGGTSCKATDCSGLTKTSYYSQGIILARDASQQVRYGQHPDFTDFRNLVSGDLLFFGGKRVTHVALYMGNGLYIHSSGFVHVNSLDPADQLYNDKLHKILIGSSRVLPSLDTDGIIQVKNHPWYSIIHQ; via the coding sequence ATGATGAAAAACATTTTTAGGAAAATAGGTTTTGTAGTTCTGCTTGTTATATCCATAGGGCTCGAAGTTGATGCGCAAACAACATCTTTCAAATCTTTGAACGCTGAGATTCAACTGATTCAAAAACAACTTGTTCCTGATAAACGGGTTGCAATTTTAAATGTTTTGCTGAAAGATACTTTGAAGCGGCCAATAACCGTGAAAGGCGAAACCAACCTTCCGGAAGGGAAAAAACAGGTTGCTCAATTACTAGCAGCCAAAGGAATTCAGTTTGTCGATTCTATCCGGGTTTTTCCTGAGGCATCTTTAGGAGACAAGGTTTGGGGGCTTGTAACACTTTCGGTTGTTAATATGCGCTTCGAGCCAAGAGAAGCAGCCGAAATGGCCACTCAGGTATTGATGGGTATGCCGGTTAAAATATTGGAGGAAAAGAACGGCTGGTATCGGATTCAATCGCCCGATCAGTATATTGGCTGGGCTGATGATGCCGGGATTACTCTGAAAACGGAGGCCGAAATGAAGGAATGGAAACAAAGCAAACGGTTTGTTTTTAATGAAACTGTCGGTTATGCGCTTTCTGCACCTAAAAAAAATGCTTCTCATGTATCCGATTTGGTTCTCGATGATCTATTCGAATCTATTTCCGAAACCAAAGGATTTTTACAAGTTCGGTTTCCAGATGGAAGAACGGCTTTTGTGAAAAAAAATGATTGCCTTTCTTTTCAGGAATGGACAAGCCGGACGATTGATGTTCAGTCTATTATATCGGTTGCAAAGCAATTAAATGGTGTTCCTTATTTGTGGGGCGGCACTTCATGCAAAGCTACCGATTGTTCGGGCCTGACGAAAACATCCTATTATTCGCAGGGAATTATTTTGGCACGAGATGCTTCGCAACAAGTTCGTTACGGGCAACATCCCGATTTTACTGATTTCAGGAATCTGGTGTCTGGCGATCTTCTTTTCTTTGGAGGCAAACGAGTTACGCATGTTGCTTTATACATGGGCAATGGTCTTTACATTCATTCATCAGGATTTGTTCATGTGAATAGCCTCGATCCTGCCGATCAATTGTATAACGATAAATTACATAAAATTCTGATTGGCTCAAGCCGGGTACTGCCTTCATTAGATACCGATGGAATTATTCAGGTTAAAAATCATCCATGGTATTCAATCATTCATCAATAA
- a CDS encoding SusC/RagA family TonB-linked outer membrane protein, translated as MKKTVSLIFILCLIVQMALAQKRSVSGVVRDKVTNDLLPGVTIVEKGTTNGTASNSKGEFQLSVNNNATLSVSYIGMSTQEVKIGASSTIEVFLESASEKVDEVVVTAMGIMRQTKALGYSVQDVKGEELVRVKEANLVNSLNGKIAGVNITNSGGAPGSSSQIIIRGGTSLLGDNQPLFVIDGVPIDNSTSSGNSGTDRVTATSTSSGNRAMDLNSADIESISVLKGPAAAALYGLKAAAGAVVITTKKGKQGVPQISVSSKMKLDAVSRLPEQQGLYGQGSGGTFNADTGESWGEKVTSGQPFYNNMKDFFQQAWAYDVNGSISGGTENANYFMSVQRLDQKGIVPTTDYVKNSFRFNGEQKRGWFTIGMNTNYIYSTTTKTLTGDGLYGTGGTGYMLSIINWPRTDNMANWSENGVKRRLLPGVALQDDIDNPNWLVRNNPVTEELHRFIGSGYVKVSPVKWLDVVYRAGVDHYNSFNQSITSPGAAMITPYDKGAVSEKLRQNDLLSSTLTASANQKINSFDLNLLVGHNYEQTTYSNNTQTAVGMLSPDFISINNAAAANKAFDSYKSQKRLTSVFGEFRVDYKNIAFLGVTGRNDWSSTLSPENRSFFYPSFNGSFVFTELLNERFRNVLSFGKLRASWSQVGKDAPVYQTATYLNSPVTTIGGGYNDSWTGGNPDLKPETTTAQEYGVDLRFLKGRLGVDLTYYTTTSDDQIIQPRVSNAIGYIFKYVNWGTVENKGYEITVNAVPIQTQNLKWDLNLNISHNDGKVYNLPTGLELLYVTDVQIGPAKPASVNNGDFLGLTGQKWQRTTDGQLILDPNTGYPLTSTDATKLVGNREPDIILGLNNNIAYKNWNLSFLIDIRKGGAVYNATEWAMIKTGLSKETEKRGENYTFEGVTLNSTTGAYEPKSSTVVLNENYYKNIYSAEASNFITDVNWFRLRTASLGYKLPDYVCKKIGFVKSIDVSIMATNLFIITNYKGMDPEVSAGGAGVVGAGSSGIDYAGVPATRSYSLGFNLKF; from the coding sequence ATGAAAAAAACGGTATCATTAATCTTTATTTTGTGCCTGATTGTCCAAATGGCATTGGCGCAAAAACGATCTGTCTCGGGAGTCGTTCGGGATAAGGTGACCAATGACCTTCTTCCTGGTGTAACAATTGTTGAAAAAGGTACTACCAATGGAACTGCCAGTAACTCCAAAGGTGAGTTTCAATTATCAGTAAATAACAATGCAACATTATCCGTAAGTTACATTGGAATGTCAACCCAAGAAGTTAAAATTGGAGCAAGTTCAACCATCGAAGTTTTTTTGGAATCGGCTTCTGAAAAAGTTGATGAAGTTGTTGTTACAGCAATGGGCATCATGAGACAAACGAAAGCGCTGGGTTACTCTGTTCAGGATGTGAAAGGAGAGGAGTTGGTCCGCGTTAAGGAAGCTAATTTGGTGAATTCGCTAAACGGTAAAATCGCCGGGGTAAATATCACCAATTCGGGCGGTGCTCCGGGATCTTCATCGCAGATTATCATTCGTGGAGGAACCTCGTTGTTGGGCGATAATCAGCCTTTATTTGTGATTGACGGTGTCCCAATTGACAACTCAACCTCTTCGGGTAACTCCGGAACTGACAGGGTTACTGCTACTTCTACTTCGAGCGGTAACAGGGCAATGGACTTAAACTCTGCTGACATCGAATCGATTTCGGTATTGAAAGGACCTGCAGCCGCAGCACTATATGGATTAAAAGCCGCTGCAGGTGCGGTTGTTATTACGACCAAAAAGGGAAAACAAGGAGTGCCACAAATCTCAGTTAGTTCGAAAATGAAGCTTGATGCAGTTAGTCGGCTTCCGGAACAACAAGGGTTATATGGACAAGGAAGTGGTGGCACTTTTAATGCTGATACAGGCGAGTCATGGGGAGAGAAAGTAACTTCTGGTCAGCCGTTCTATAACAACATGAAAGACTTTTTTCAGCAAGCATGGGCTTATGACGTGAATGGAAGTATTTCAGGAGGAACTGAGAATGCTAACTATTTTATGTCGGTTCAGCGTTTAGACCAAAAAGGTATTGTACCAACTACCGATTATGTGAAGAATTCGTTCCGTTTTAACGGAGAACAGAAACGCGGTTGGTTTACAATTGGAATGAACACCAATTATATATACTCTACTACAACTAAAACGCTTACCGGCGATGGATTGTATGGAACTGGTGGTACTGGCTATATGCTGAGTATCATTAACTGGCCAAGAACTGACAACATGGCTAACTGGTCTGAAAATGGCGTTAAAAGAAGATTGTTACCTGGAGTTGCTCTGCAAGACGATATTGACAATCCAAATTGGTTGGTACGTAATAATCCGGTGACTGAAGAATTGCATCGTTTTATTGGATCAGGTTATGTGAAGGTTTCACCGGTTAAATGGCTTGATGTAGTATATCGTGCCGGTGTCGATCATTATAATTCATTTAATCAGAGTATTACCAGTCCGGGTGCAGCAATGATTACACCATATGATAAAGGTGCTGTATCAGAAAAACTTCGTCAAAACGATTTGTTGTCTTCAACGTTGACGGCTTCGGCAAATCAAAAAATAAATAGTTTCGACCTGAACCTTCTGGTTGGTCATAACTATGAGCAAACAACGTATTCGAACAATACTCAAACTGCTGTTGGAATGTTAAGCCCTGATTTTATCAGCATTAACAATGCCGCCGCTGCAAATAAAGCATTTGACAGTTATAAATCGCAAAAACGGCTGACAAGTGTATTTGGAGAATTTCGTGTGGATTATAAAAACATAGCCTTCCTTGGGGTAACTGGCCGTAACGACTGGTCATCAACTTTATCTCCTGAAAACCGTTCGTTCTTCTACCCATCATTCAACGGAAGTTTCGTGTTCACCGAGCTTCTCAATGAACGATTCAGAAATGTACTTAGTTTTGGTAAACTACGTGCATCGTGGTCGCAGGTAGGTAAAGATGCCCCTGTTTATCAAACAGCTACTTATTTAAATTCTCCTGTTACTACAATTGGTGGAGGATATAACGATAGTTGGACGGGTGGTAATCCCGATTTGAAACCTGAAACGACAACTGCTCAGGAATATGGTGTCGATTTGCGTTTCCTGAAAGGTCGATTGGGAGTTGATTTAACTTATTATACAACAACCAGTGATGATCAGATTATTCAGCCACGTGTGAGTAACGCGATTGGTTATATTTTCAAATATGTGAATTGGGGAACTGTAGAAAATAAGGGTTATGAAATTACCGTTAATGCTGTTCCAATTCAAACTCAAAATCTGAAATGGGATTTAAACCTTAATATTTCTCACAACGATGGCAAGGTGTACAACCTTCCAACCGGATTAGAATTGCTTTACGTTACCGATGTGCAAATTGGGCCTGCAAAACCTGCATCAGTTAATAACGGAGACTTTCTTGGTCTTACCGGTCAGAAATGGCAAAGAACAACTGATGGTCAGTTAATTTTGGATCCAAATACAGGTTACCCACTCACATCAACCGATGCAACCAAGTTGGTAGGCAACCGTGAACCCGATATTATTCTGGGATTAAATAACAACATTGCTTACAAAAACTGGAATCTTTCATTCCTGATTGACATCCGAAAAGGTGGGGCTGTATATAATGCTACTGAATGGGCGATGATTAAAACGGGTTTAAGTAAAGAAACTGAAAAACGTGGCGAAAACTATACATTCGAGGGAGTAACACTTAATTCAACCACCGGGGCATACGAACCCAAATCAAGTACGGTGGTATTAAACGAAAATTACTACAAGAATATTTATAGTGCTGAAGCGTCAAATTTCATTACCGATGTAAACTGGTTCAGATTAAGGACTGCTTCTCTCGGATATAAATTGCCCGATTATGTGTGCAAAAAAATCGGTTTTGTAAAGAGCATTGATGTCTCCATTATGGCAACCAATCTTTTTATAATTACGAATTACAAAGGAATGGATCCTGAAGTAAGTGCAGGAGGAGCAGGAGTTGTAGGAGCAGGATCTTCAGGGATTGATTATGCCGGAGTTCCAGCAACCCGCAGTTATTCGTTAGGTTTTAATCTTAAATTTTAA
- a CDS encoding dipeptide epimerase encodes MTHSRRNFIRTASLSTLVGVAGFESVFAGTKDAKMKHSGKGLKLSFLPHDLALKHTFTIANSSRKTTPDMLTRIEFDGLVGYGEASMPPYLGESVDSATKFLSALDLGQFKDLFQMDDILAYVDSVMPGNCAAKASVDIALHDLVGKIMGQPWYKIWGFDPADTPNTSFTIGIDTPEVVRQKVAEATPYKILKVKLGMATDKEMIETIRSSTNVPLCVDVNQGWTDKNKALEMIHWLKEKGVVFVEQPMPKTAIDDMAWLTENSPLPTIGDESVQRLPDVIKAKGVYSGINIKLMKCTGMREAHQMLTLARSLDMKVMIGCMTETSCAISAAAQLSPKTDWADLDGNLLISNDPYSGVQVIDGKISLIDKPGLGISNLTPVF; translated from the coding sequence ATGACACATAGCCGACGTAATTTTATACGAACCGCCAGTTTATCAACATTGGTAGGTGTTGCCGGATTTGAATCTGTTTTTGCAGGTACGAAAGACGCCAAAATGAAACATTCAGGAAAGGGGTTGAAGTTGAGTTTTTTGCCTCATGATTTAGCCTTGAAGCATACGTTTACGATTGCCAACAGTTCGCGGAAGACTACTCCGGATATGCTCACACGCATTGAATTTGACGGCCTTGTCGGATATGGTGAAGCTTCTATGCCGCCATATCTGGGCGAAAGTGTAGATTCTGCAACCAAATTTCTTTCAGCGCTCGATTTGGGGCAGTTTAAAGATCTGTTTCAAATGGACGACATTCTGGCTTATGTCGATTCTGTAATGCCTGGCAATTGCGCTGCAAAGGCCTCGGTAGATATTGCTTTGCACGATCTGGTTGGCAAAATAATGGGTCAACCGTGGTATAAAATATGGGGTTTCGATCCGGCTGATACGCCAAATACTTCGTTCACCATTGGTATCGATACTCCGGAAGTGGTTCGGCAAAAAGTTGCCGAAGCGACTCCGTATAAAATCCTGAAAGTAAAGCTGGGTATGGCGACCGATAAGGAAATGATTGAAACCATTCGCTCATCAACGAATGTTCCGCTTTGTGTGGATGTGAATCAGGGTTGGACTGACAAGAATAAAGCACTTGAAATGATTCACTGGCTCAAAGAAAAAGGAGTTGTATTTGTTGAGCAACCTATGCCTAAAACGGCTATCGACGATATGGCATGGCTTACCGAAAACAGTCCGTTACCTACCATTGGCGATGAATCTGTTCAGCGTTTACCTGATGTAATTAAGGCCAAGGGTGTTTACTCCGGAATAAATATCAAGCTGATGAAATGTACCGGAATGCGCGAAGCACATCAAATGCTGACATTGGCCCGGTCGCTGGATATGAAAGTGATGATTGGTTGTATGACCGAAACTTCGTGCGCTATTTCAGCAGCAGCACAGCTATCTCCAAAAACTGATTGGGCCGATCTGGATGGAAACCTGTTGATTTCAAACGATCCATATTCCGGAGTTCAGGTTATTGATGGAAAAATTTCGTTGATTGATAAACCTGGTCTCGGGATCAGTAATTTAACGCCTGTTTTTTAA
- a CDS encoding outer membrane protein assembly factor BamB family protein, translating into MRHLFLFFLCFFLIQAQAQTFRFAHVTDTHVGGSTGAEDLIRTVDDINGQNDLDFVILSGDVTEFGSEKELLEAKSILSKLNKPYYVTPGNHDSKWSESGNNDFVRIFGAESFSFEKNGFLFIGTASGPNMRMAPGLVPREQIVFLESILKNMKDQKQPIIFINHYPLDESLSNWYEVIDLLKTRNVQVSLLGHGHTNKLFDFEGIPGIMGRSNLRAKNEIGGYSIVTVTPDTMYYAERTPGVKTLPNWCKVPFSLKEYQQEQRKWPRPDFSVNEKYPQVKVKWQFQESSDIGTGISVSGKLAVYANTKGEIVVVSQKSGKLLWRFSTSGKIYSIPAINNGLVVCASTDNTIYCLNLKTGKLQWKFKTGKPIVGSPAIDSETVFIGSSEGIFRAIDLKTGKLKWQFVQVKNFVESKPLIYENAVYFGSWGNVFYALDQQTGKLLWKREKYTNRMLSPAAVWPVAANGKIFIVAPDRHMTALDAKTGTEIWDSEKYSCRESIGISVDGNLVYIKNMTEGNVMAFETAASEQKLAWSCHADLGYEIGPSPIVENGNLIFVPTCNGVVVAISKVTHEVVWRYKLSNALINMVTPVAANEILVTSLDGQVACLQYE; encoded by the coding sequence ATGAGACACTTATTCCTGTTTTTTCTTTGCTTTTTCCTGATTCAGGCACAGGCTCAAACATTTCGTTTTGCCCATGTTACCGATACACACGTAGGAGGAAGCACTGGCGCTGAAGACCTTATCAGAACTGTTGATGACATTAATGGGCAAAATGATCTCGATTTTGTGATTTTGTCGGGCGATGTGACTGAATTTGGCTCAGAGAAAGAACTTCTCGAAGCCAAATCCATTCTTAGTAAGCTCAACAAACCGTACTATGTTACACCGGGAAATCACGATTCGAAATGGTCGGAAAGTGGAAACAACGATTTTGTCCGCATTTTTGGTGCTGAAAGTTTTTCATTCGAAAAAAACGGATTTTTATTTATTGGTACAGCCAGTGGTCCCAATATGCGGATGGCTCCGGGGCTTGTTCCACGGGAGCAAATTGTTTTTCTGGAATCGATTCTGAAGAACATGAAAGATCAGAAACAGCCCATCATTTTTATCAATCACTATCCGCTCGATGAGTCCTTGTCGAATTGGTATGAGGTGATTGATTTGCTCAAAACCCGAAATGTCCAGGTGAGTTTACTTGGGCATGGGCACACTAACAAGTTGTTCGATTTTGAGGGAATTCCTGGAATAATGGGACGTTCTAATCTTCGGGCAAAAAATGAAATTGGTGGCTATAGCATCGTTACAGTCACTCCAGATACGATGTATTATGCAGAACGCACTCCTGGCGTAAAAACCTTACCAAATTGGTGCAAGGTACCATTTAGTTTGAAAGAGTATCAGCAAGAACAACGGAAATGGCCTCGTCCTGATTTCTCGGTGAATGAGAAATACCCACAGGTAAAGGTAAAATGGCAATTTCAGGAAAGTAGCGATATCGGAACCGGTATTTCTGTTTCGGGTAAACTAGCTGTTTATGCCAATACCAAAGGCGAAATAGTGGTAGTAAGTCAAAAGTCTGGAAAACTCCTCTGGCGCTTCTCAACTTCAGGGAAAATATATTCTATACCGGCAATAAACAATGGTCTGGTAGTTTGTGCATCAACTGATAATACTATTTACTGTCTGAACCTAAAAACAGGCAAGCTGCAGTGGAAATTCAAAACAGGAAAACCTATTGTTGGCTCGCCTGCTATCGATAGCGAAACTGTTTTTATTGGTTCCTCTGAAGGAATTTTTCGGGCAATCGATCTGAAAACAGGGAAGCTAAAGTGGCAATTTGTTCAGGTAAAGAATTTTGTTGAATCAAAACCACTGATTTATGAGAATGCCGTTTATTTCGGTTCGTGGGGAAACGTGTTTTATGCGTTAGATCAGCAAACCGGAAAACTTCTTTGGAAACGTGAGAAATACACTAACCGGATGCTTTCGCCAGCAGCTGTTTGGCCGGTTGCTGCCAATGGAAAAATATTCATTGTTGCTCCCGATCGTCATATGACCGCTCTGGATGCCAAAACCGGAACTGAAATATGGGATTCAGAGAAATACTCTTGCCGCGAGTCAATTGGGATTTCTGTCGATGGCAATCTGGTTTATATCAAAAATATGACTGAGGGAAATGTGATGGCCTTCGAAACGGCTGCTTCTGAACAGAAATTAGCATGGAGCTGCCATGCCGATTTGGGATACGAAATTGGCCCGTCACCAATTGTCGAAAATGGAAATTTAATTTTTGTTCCGACCTGCAATGGGGTAGTGGTGGCTATTAGCAAAGTAACACATGAAGTAGTATGGAGATACAAATTATCGAATGCCTTGATCAATATGGTTACTCCTGTAGCGGCAAATGAAATTTTGGTAACATCGCTCGATGGCCAGGTGGCTTGTCTTCAATACGAATAA
- a CDS encoding FadR/GntR family transcriptional regulator — protein MEDIFQKIGTTQTLSQKIERNIEKAIREKKLPIGAKLPSERELCEMFAVSRTALREALRRLSARGLIEIKKGSGMVVTKIELKDAISSLNLYYDLKFDDNLIGQIIELRLAFEPEIAKMAAINRTDLDLKNMEANLIEFAKCNPDNTQLESDIDNRFHLAVARATENPFVIITMEPVHNLLPRMRNFIYANVDGEKEITLGYHKEIVNAIRERDAERAYEKMQAHLDRNMQVYKKFFKHL, from the coding sequence ATGGAAGACATATTTCAAAAAATTGGCACAACTCAAACCTTGAGTCAAAAAATTGAAAGAAACATTGAAAAAGCAATCCGGGAAAAGAAATTGCCAATTGGAGCCAAATTACCTTCCGAGCGCGAACTGTGTGAAATGTTTGCCGTTAGCCGCACCGCATTGCGCGAAGCCTTAAGACGTTTAAGTGCCCGTGGTTTGATCGAGATCAAAAAAGGAAGCGGCATGGTCGTCACTAAAATTGAATTAAAAGATGCCATCAGTTCGCTCAACTTATACTACGACTTAAAGTTTGACGATAATCTAATTGGCCAGATTATTGAGTTAAGACTGGCTTTCGAACCCGAAATTGCAAAGATGGCAGCCATTAACCGCACCGATCTTGATTTGAAAAACATGGAAGCTAATTTGATTGAATTTGCCAAATGTAATCCAGACAACACTCAACTTGAATCAGACATAGACAATCGCTTTCACCTGGCAGTTGCACGCGCCACCGAAAATCCCTTTGTAATTATTACCATGGAACCGGTGCATAATTTACTGCCGCGAATGCGCAATTTTATTTATGCCAATGTCGATGGAGAAAAAGAAATCACGCTTGGCTACCACAAAGAAATAGTGAATGCAATTCGCGAACGTGATGCTGAACGTGCCTACGAAAAAATGCAAGCTCATCTGGATCGCAACATGCAGGTTTACAAGAAGTTTTTCAAGCACTTGTAA
- a CDS encoding SusD/RagB family nutrient-binding outer membrane lipoprotein, with translation MRKLTLIFLVTIGLIVTSCDYNLDINTSPNTPQTASPDLRLPSILSYTMDIYGSHGIRTAMLCQQMGYIYSANARYYELQNWHFLNNADTYVWQSWYIYSWINISKMITDAEAAEAWHYVGVGKIMQAFGCGFVVDAYGIMAYQQGLSDATFLPDYDDAEYVYSQILPLCDEAIADLQKTQAATAPLLSAGDIIYKGDTQKWIKFAYGVKARLMSHLSKKTKGTDLLQYNPDAILSLLSKSFASNADDAELKYLVSTVSNQNAIQYQNTTASVKPGKLWTQYLLNTLPGTGNSWNSGVEDPRAKKLIPKITSGTNIGKYSYGVDLTTTDVDPKSTNANYVGLKSTDSNKLFYTQQDSPFDYMTYSEAKFIAAEVYFRKGSKTEALAAYKEAIKANIDKLGCTPAERDAFLSSAAVAQTADELTLSHIMIQKYITLTYSPEVWTDLRRCDYCTDASGVYNETTGVYKGFDRPKFAYALNFPTSKDYIRRYQMAYMERDYNAEKVRPFGVFDTDYMTKPVWWDIVK, from the coding sequence ATGAGAAAGTTAACACTAATATTTCTGGTAACGATAGGTTTAATTGTCACTTCGTGTGATTATAATCTGGATATAAATACATCACCCAATACACCCCAAACGGCTTCGCCAGACTTACGCCTTCCCAGTATTCTGAGCTATACCATGGATATTTATGGAAGCCACGGCATCCGGACTGCCATGCTGTGCCAACAAATGGGATACATTTACAGTGCCAACGCAAGATACTACGAATTACAGAATTGGCATTTCCTGAATAACGCGGATACCTATGTATGGCAATCGTGGTACATCTATAGCTGGATTAATATTTCAAAAATGATAACTGATGCCGAAGCTGCTGAAGCCTGGCATTATGTTGGCGTAGGTAAAATTATGCAGGCTTTTGGTTGTGGGTTTGTAGTTGATGCATACGGTATTATGGCTTATCAGCAAGGCTTATCCGATGCAACTTTTCTGCCTGATTACGATGATGCGGAATATGTTTACAGCCAGATTCTTCCGTTGTGTGACGAAGCTATTGCCGATCTTCAAAAGACTCAGGCTGCTACTGCTCCTTTGTTAAGCGCTGGTGATATTATTTACAAGGGAGATACTCAAAAATGGATCAAATTTGCCTATGGTGTTAAAGCCAGATTGATGAGCCATTTGTCTAAAAAGACGAAAGGAACAGACTTATTGCAATACAACCCGGATGCAATTTTGAGCTTGTTGTCAAAATCTTTCGCATCCAATGCAGATGATGCCGAGTTAAAATATCTGGTTAGTACTGTTTCGAATCAGAATGCAATTCAGTATCAAAATACAACTGCAAGTGTTAAGCCTGGTAAACTTTGGACTCAATACTTATTGAATACCTTACCAGGAACAGGTAATAGTTGGAATAGCGGAGTAGAAGATCCTCGTGCAAAAAAGCTGATTCCTAAGATCACTTCAGGAACAAATATTGGCAAATACAGTTACGGAGTTGATCTTACAACTACAGATGTAGATCCGAAATCGACCAACGCAAATTATGTGGGATTGAAATCGACGGACAGCAACAAGCTTTTTTATACCCAACAAGATTCGCCTTTCGATTACATGACTTATTCTGAAGCCAAGTTTATTGCGGCTGAGGTTTATTTCAGGAAGGGAAGTAAAACAGAAGCGCTTGCTGCTTATAAAGAAGCAATCAAAGCAAACATCGATAAGTTAGGCTGTACCCCTGCCGAAAGGGATGCATTTCTTTCAAGTGCCGCTGTAGCTCAAACTGCCGATGAATTAACGCTTAGCCACATCATGATTCAGAAATACATCACACTTACTTACAGTCCTGAAGTCTGGACCGACTTAAGAAGATGTGATTATTGTACCGATGCATCAGGCGTTTATAATGAAACTACCGGGGTTTATAAAGGATTTGATCGTCCGAAATTTGCCTATGCCCTAAACTTCCCAACTTCAAAAGATTATATACGCAGGTACCAGATGGCATACATGGAACGCGATTACAACGCGGAAAAAGTTCGCCCATTTGGTGTATTTGACACTGATTATATGACTAAACCCGTTTGGTGGGACATTGTAAAATAA